From a single Oncorhynchus tshawytscha isolate Ot180627B linkage group LG33, Otsh_v2.0, whole genome shotgun sequence genomic region:
- the LOC121841650 gene encoding putative nuclease HARBI1 yields MASSADGIRYLCRLLGPRIKHRTARSHALSVEQMVCVALRFFASGAFLYSVGDAEQLNKATICRTIRSVCLAIKALADVFISFPGHRRLCDIKEEFYRIAGFPNVIGAVDCTHIRIKAPSGAHEADFVNRKSFHSINVQMVCNADCVISNVVAKWPGSVHDSRIFRASEIYQCLSQGEFSGVLLGDRGYGCQPFLLTPFTDPQEAQQAYNHAHARTRARVEMTFGLLKARFHCLHKLRVSPVRACDITVACAVLHNVACLRK; encoded by the exons ATGGCATCATCTGCAGATGGCATCAGGTATCTATGCAGACTACTGGGTCCCAGGATTAAGCACCGCACTGCACGGAGCCATGCACTGAGTGTGGAGCAAATGGTTTGTGTGGCCTTGCGCTTTTTTGCTAGTGGAGCCTTCCTGTACTCAGTGGGGGATGCAGAACAGCTGAACAAGGCCACAATTTGCCGCACaataaggagtgtgtgtctggctatcaaagcattagcagatgtcttcatctccttccctggccacagaagactctgtgacatcaaagaggagttctataggattgcag gtttccccaatgtcattggtgcagtggactgcacacacataaggataaaagccccctcaggtgcccatgaggccgattttgtgaataggaaatcctttcacagcattaatgttcag atggtctgcaatgctgactgtgtgatcagcaatgttgtggcaaaatggcctggctcagtccatgactccagaatctttcgggcctctgaaatctatcagtgcctatcacaag gtgaattctctggtgtgttgctgggagacagggggtatggctgccagccttttctcctgacacctttcacagacccccaggaagcacagcaggcctacaaccatgcccatgccaggaccagggccagagttgaaatgacctttggcctcctgaaggcacgctttcactgccttcacaaattaagggtcagccctgttagggcatgtgatattactgtggcttgtgctgtcctccacaatgtggcctgcctgaggaag